One genomic segment of Rhodopirellula islandica includes these proteins:
- a CDS encoding DUF1592 domain-containing protein: MLSISPFRLAAGLACFACLALAVGRPAIAASPASQTDRLISADSVEFLQAQCIDCHDGPDGEGGFDIHSVSPDLTNAASLERWVVIHDRVQSGVMPPPEDVELDPETVRDFTEPLRDRLRTYQLNQQRQEGRVRGRRLSNEQLSRTLQDLLRVELPLDGLMPPEQRVGGYVHLASAQSMSHFQLNTHLRVVDAALDAAFAKTLQPASEWTLDMPPEKIANKPKGRRNRDPEMRKGLAVIWSSGMIFYGRISSTRVPEDGWYEITLTASGLKPPQDHGIWCSVRSGECNSGAPLLSWIGSFEAEAEPQTMTYQAWLPKGHMLEVRPADRTLKQGRFQGGQVGFGEGEDQDLPGVAMHSLKMKRIYPGGDRKESRERLLGTLPLRYNRTLQRSEVNVEKFTEKRDRNELRAAITRFADLAFRRPVDAASIESILQLAEAERQSGATFIEALRAGYRAVLCSPRFLYLTEFADESGRLDDWAIASRLSYFLTGSMPDEELRAAADQGLLRREGELRRQTDRLLQTRRGQRFLVDFSDQWLDLIDIDFTEPDRRLFRDFDPSVQAAMLAETHHFLQRLLDEDRPVRELVGADYTYLNSRLARYYGLTESEADIADLNDQMKLVRVDPASPRGGLLSHGSILKVTAAGNDTSPVLRGIWVSERILGIEIPSPPENVPAVEPDIRGAKTIRELLAKHQADASCAACHQNIDPPGFALENFDAGGRWRDRYMQKRGNAYKAGADVDPSFAMPDGATFDSFVAFRGLIAERDERLAANLASHFTTYATGQTIQFADRDRIEEIVANTRDDEFGFRSLLDEVIHSDLFLSK, encoded by the coding sequence ATGCTATCGATCTCGCCCTTTCGGCTGGCTGCAGGCCTCGCTTGCTTTGCCTGCCTTGCACTTGCTGTCGGCCGTCCCGCAATTGCGGCCAGTCCGGCCTCGCAGACCGACCGCCTGATCTCCGCCGATTCGGTCGAATTCCTGCAGGCTCAATGCATCGACTGCCACGATGGCCCCGACGGGGAAGGCGGTTTTGACATTCACTCCGTTTCGCCGGACCTGACCAACGCCGCCTCCCTGGAACGCTGGGTCGTGATTCACGACCGAGTCCAAAGTGGCGTGATGCCTCCGCCAGAAGATGTCGAACTGGATCCCGAAACGGTCCGCGATTTCACCGAACCGCTTCGAGATCGTTTGCGAACCTATCAACTCAATCAGCAACGCCAAGAAGGTCGCGTTCGAGGCCGGCGGCTCAGCAACGAACAACTCTCGCGAACGCTGCAGGACTTGCTGAGGGTCGAACTGCCGCTCGATGGCCTGATGCCGCCCGAACAACGCGTCGGTGGCTACGTCCACCTGGCGTCGGCACAATCCATGTCCCACTTCCAGCTGAACACACACTTGAGAGTCGTCGACGCGGCGCTCGACGCTGCGTTTGCCAAAACACTCCAACCCGCCTCGGAGTGGACGCTGGACATGCCTCCCGAGAAAATTGCCAACAAACCCAAGGGCCGCCGCAATCGAGACCCCGAGATGAGAAAGGGACTGGCGGTCATTTGGTCGTCCGGCATGATCTTCTACGGCCGAATCTCGTCGACTCGCGTGCCCGAAGATGGCTGGTACGAAATCACCCTGACCGCCTCGGGGCTGAAGCCCCCCCAGGATCACGGCATCTGGTGCAGCGTGCGAAGCGGCGAATGCAACTCAGGTGCTCCGCTGCTGTCCTGGATCGGCAGTTTCGAAGCCGAGGCCGAACCACAAACCATGACTTACCAGGCTTGGCTGCCTAAGGGCCACATGCTGGAAGTCCGCCCCGCCGACCGAACGCTCAAACAAGGACGCTTCCAAGGCGGCCAAGTCGGTTTCGGAGAGGGCGAAGACCAGGACCTTCCCGGCGTGGCAATGCATTCGCTGAAGATGAAACGCATCTACCCCGGAGGCGACCGCAAAGAGTCTCGCGAGCGACTGCTGGGGACACTTCCACTTCGCTACAACCGCACACTCCAGCGATCAGAAGTCAACGTCGAGAAGTTCACGGAAAAACGCGATCGCAATGAACTGCGAGCCGCGATCACACGATTCGCGGACCTCGCCTTCCGTCGCCCGGTCGATGCTGCCTCCATCGAGTCCATCCTGCAACTCGCCGAAGCAGAACGCCAAAGCGGCGCGACGTTCATCGAGGCCTTGCGAGCCGGGTACCGCGCCGTGCTGTGCTCACCGCGTTTTCTGTACCTGACCGAATTCGCCGACGAATCGGGGCGTTTGGACGATTGGGCGATTGCCTCGCGGCTGAGCTATTTCCTGACTGGCTCCATGCCCGACGAAGAGCTCCGAGCCGCCGCGGACCAAGGCCTGCTTCGCCGCGAAGGAGAACTCCGACGCCAAACCGATCGCTTGCTGCAAACACGTCGCGGGCAACGTTTCCTGGTCGATTTTTCGGATCAGTGGTTGGATCTCATCGACATTGATTTCACGGAACCAGACCGACGATTGTTCCGTGACTTTGACCCGAGCGTTCAAGCCGCCATGCTGGCGGAAACCCATCATTTCCTCCAGCGACTACTCGACGAAGACCGCCCTGTTCGTGAACTGGTCGGTGCTGACTACACCTACCTCAATTCTCGCTTGGCTCGGTACTACGGACTGACCGAATCGGAAGCTGACATTGCTGACCTGAACGACCAAATGAAACTCGTTCGCGTCGATCCGGCGTCGCCTCGCGGCGGACTTCTCAGCCATGGTTCGATCCTCAAAGTCACCGCGGCAGGCAACGACACCTCGCCGGTTCTGCGGGGCATTTGGGTGTCGGAACGGATCTTGGGAATCGAAATCCCCTCTCCCCCCGAAAACGTTCCCGCCGTCGAGCCTGACATTCGAGGTGCCAAAACCATTCGCGAACTGCTGGCCAAACACCAAGCCGACGCGTCCTGTGCCGCCTGTCACCAAAACATCGATCCACCCGGCTTTGCCCTCGAAAACTTCGACGCGGGAGGTCGTTGGCGTGATCGCTACATGCAAAAACGTGGCAACGCCTACAAAGCTGGTGCCGACGTCGACCCCAGCTTTGCGATGCCCGATGGAGCCACCTTCGATTCGTTCGTCGCTTTCCGTGGTTTGATCGCCGAACGCGATGAACGCTTGGCCGCCAATCTCGCGTCGCACTTCACCACCTACGCCACCGGCCAAACCATTCAGTTTGCCGATCGTGATCGCATCGAAGAGATTGTTGCGAACACGCGCGACGACGAATTTGGTTTTCGATCCTTGCTGGACGAAGTCATCCACAGCGACTTGTTCCTTTCCAAGTGA
- a CDS encoding DUF1552 domain-containing protein, which translates to MKRSNLHSRSPLKRRTLLRGSGVAMGLPFLSAMRPALAASDSGEGSGRSKRFVAMTVGLGLVPENLAPEGTGMNYQPSRYLKSLQDLREKVTVVSGSSHPGVNGGHRAEASILTATPMGSSGAVNNTISIDQYLAKHKGHATRFPSLVCSTGGSTSPCYTESGAMIPPITSASQLFAELFVDNSPAERAKQADRVRQGRSIMDIVAEDAKSLQRDLGSGDRDRLDAYFTSVRQLEQRMQQSQKWAELPKPAVDATAPIDIRNPNDLIGRMKTMCDVVSLAMETDSTRYVTLHLPGSGGVVPVEGVEEGYHSLSHHGRDETKLEQLALVEEALIGQWGDFLRGLAQHGDSHGNLLDDTTVFLTSNLGNSSNHDNRNMPVLIAGGGFKHGGHLEFDRKNNYPLPNFYVSLLQQHGMEVDQFATSTGTMTGLGITG; encoded by the coding sequence ATGAAACGCAGCAACCTTCATTCACGAAGCCCCCTGAAACGCCGCACCCTGTTGCGTGGCTCGGGCGTCGCGATGGGATTGCCATTTCTGTCCGCCATGCGTCCCGCGTTGGCGGCCAGTGACAGTGGCGAAGGATCCGGCCGATCCAAACGATTTGTGGCCATGACCGTCGGCCTGGGTTTGGTGCCCGAAAACCTGGCTCCCGAAGGCACCGGGATGAACTATCAACCCTCTCGCTATCTGAAATCCCTGCAAGACCTGCGCGAGAAAGTGACCGTCGTGTCCGGTTCATCGCACCCCGGCGTCAACGGAGGCCATCGCGCCGAAGCCAGCATCTTGACCGCGACGCCGATGGGGTCCTCCGGCGCGGTGAACAACACGATCTCGATCGACCAGTACCTCGCCAAGCACAAAGGCCATGCAACGCGGTTCCCATCGCTGGTCTGCAGCACGGGAGGTTCGACCAGCCCCTGTTACACCGAGAGCGGCGCGATGATCCCGCCAATCACGTCGGCTTCGCAACTTTTCGCGGAACTGTTCGTGGACAACTCGCCCGCGGAACGAGCGAAACAAGCCGATCGAGTGCGTCAGGGACGCAGCATCATGGACATCGTTGCCGAAGATGCCAAATCGCTGCAGCGCGACCTAGGAAGCGGCGACCGCGACCGCTTGGACGCCTACTTCACCAGCGTTCGTCAACTCGAACAACGCATGCAGCAATCTCAGAAGTGGGCCGAATTGCCCAAACCAGCGGTGGACGCCACTGCCCCCATCGACATCCGCAATCCCAACGACTTGATCGGTCGCATGAAAACCATGTGCGATGTCGTATCACTGGCGATGGAAACGGATTCGACACGCTACGTGACGCTGCACCTTCCCGGCAGCGGCGGAGTGGTCCCGGTCGAAGGCGTCGAGGAAGGCTACCACTCACTCAGCCATCACGGCCGCGACGAAACCAAGTTGGAGCAACTGGCTTTGGTTGAAGAAGCCCTGATCGGCCAATGGGGCGATTTCCTTCGTGGGCTCGCTCAGCACGGTGATTCACACGGCAACCTGCTCGATGACACCACCGTGTTCCTGACCAGCAACCTCGGCAACTCTTCCAACCACGACAACCGAAACATGCCGGTGCTGATCGCGGGTGGCGGGTTCAAGCATGGCGGTCACTTGGAATTTGACCGCAAGAACAACTACCCCCTGCCCAACTTCTACGTCTCACTGTTGCAGCAGCACGGCATGGAGGTGGACCAGTTCGCCACCAGCACGGGCACAATGACCGGCCTGGGAATCACAGGCTGA
- a CDS encoding MraY family glycosyltransferase: MSATIGLVLVAAGLAAIFSWLVLFPIRKFAAQLGLLDRPGGHSSHTVPTPLGGGLGIYFGILGTVALATLAAALLHDPEAVPAWITSLRELTSPAIVPAGWWDAAMLHAPGVWSRCGDVWWLILAGTILVALGLADDRFGLPVGFRLGVQFGIAAAVVWGLNIELSLFIDGGWLTKLLSVVWIVAVINSFNMLDNMDMLSSGVAAIIAVSMALVMLTIPDPGTDRPQLLVASLLLVVAGALIGFLFHNRPPARIFMGDGGSYLVGFLIAVGMLMATFAAGDSGDGAVAGWVGSRPHAVLAPLCAMAVPLYDMTTVIWIRIRQGRSPFQGDHSHLSHRLVDLGLSRTGAVATIHLITATCGLSALLLAHVGVWQAIAVLGIVMCLLTLVGILESTQWRRPDK; encoded by the coding sequence ATGTCGGCGACGATCGGACTCGTGCTCGTGGCCGCTGGGTTGGCGGCGATTTTCAGTTGGTTGGTTCTGTTTCCGATCCGAAAATTTGCGGCTCAGCTTGGATTGCTGGATCGTCCCGGTGGTCACAGCAGTCACACCGTGCCAACGCCGCTGGGCGGTGGATTGGGGATTTACTTCGGAATCTTGGGGACGGTAGCGCTGGCGACGTTGGCCGCGGCGCTGTTGCACGATCCCGAGGCGGTGCCCGCTTGGATCACGTCGCTTCGTGAGCTGACTTCGCCCGCGATTGTGCCGGCGGGATGGTGGGATGCCGCGATGCTGCACGCACCCGGTGTCTGGTCTCGTTGCGGCGATGTGTGGTGGTTGATCTTGGCCGGAACGATCTTGGTCGCTTTGGGGCTGGCGGATGACCGGTTTGGTTTGCCCGTCGGATTTCGATTGGGCGTTCAGTTCGGAATCGCTGCGGCGGTCGTGTGGGGATTGAACATCGAGCTGTCGTTGTTCATCGACGGTGGCTGGCTGACCAAGTTGTTGTCGGTGGTCTGGATCGTCGCCGTGATCAACTCGTTCAACATGCTCGACAACATGGACATGTTGTCCTCGGGAGTGGCTGCCATCATCGCTGTTTCGATGGCGCTCGTGATGTTGACCATTCCGGATCCGGGCACGGATCGGCCACAGTTGTTGGTCGCGTCGCTGTTGTTGGTTGTGGCGGGGGCGTTGATTGGATTTCTGTTCCACAATCGTCCCCCGGCGAGGATCTTCATGGGGGACGGCGGCAGTTACTTGGTCGGTTTCTTGATCGCGGTCGGCATGTTGATGGCAACGTTTGCGGCGGGGGATTCTGGCGACGGGGCCGTTGCAGGTTGGGTGGGCAGTCGGCCTCACGCGGTCTTGGCCCCTCTGTGTGCGATGGCGGTTCCGCTCTACGACATGACCACCGTGATCTGGATCCGAATCCGACAAGGACGCAGCCCGTTCCAAGGCGACCACAGCCACTTGTCTCACCGATTGGTGGACTTGGGGCTGTCAAGAACGGGGGCGGTTGCAACCATTCATTTGATCACCGCGACGTGTGGGCTCTCGGCGTTGTTGTTGGCGCACGTCGGTGTTTGGCAAGCGATCGCGGTGCTGGGCATTGTGATGTGTTTGCTGACGCTGGTTGGCATCTTGGAATCCACGCAGTGGCGGCGGCCGGACAAGTGA
- a CDS encoding DUF1559 domain-containing protein, which translates to MRHFYRPRPNARAGFTLVELLVVIAIIGVLVGLLLPAVQAAREAARRMSCSNNMKQLGLALHNYHSAFNEMPKQGTGTAGNNDLGHGMQTWSSESNSLMTLSAFVAMTPFVEQQALWEEISNPSTYQVDNPTVARSPSWPAMGPGPEQTSIGYRYRPWMTQLSTLRCPSDPGEGLPAMGRCNYSVCLGDSAIWVQLYGDLDDNWQKSSNSATKSKATGRGAFVPRITTKFRDILDGLSGTIAFGEHISSLNDGDVRGQVGVDISTTYDNPQSCNAFVSPTRPGFWSDGTDGGTAPPGYMGGNSWWGSDVWGRGFAWAHFSSTDTGFLTQAPPNSATCIEWWSKFQPGNMSPSSQHPGGCHVTMADGAVRFITESIESGDQTSDSPGYANNQSVQTAAHLRPGAESPYGLWGALGTRASREIIDGDY; encoded by the coding sequence ATGAGACATTTTTATCGTCCGAGGCCTAACGCACGGGCAGGGTTTACGCTGGTCGAACTCCTCGTCGTGATCGCAATCATCGGCGTGCTGGTTGGGCTGTTGCTACCGGCGGTCCAGGCAGCTCGAGAAGCTGCTCGTCGAATGAGCTGCAGCAACAACATGAAGCAGCTCGGCCTCGCGTTGCACAACTACCACAGTGCGTTCAACGAGATGCCGAAGCAAGGCACGGGTACGGCAGGGAACAATGACCTCGGCCATGGAATGCAAACCTGGTCGTCGGAATCAAACTCGCTGATGACACTCAGCGCCTTTGTTGCGATGACACCTTTCGTTGAACAACAGGCTCTGTGGGAAGAAATCAGCAACCCCTCCACTTATCAGGTCGACAACCCAACCGTTGCAAGGAGTCCTTCGTGGCCCGCCATGGGGCCTGGGCCAGAGCAAACTTCCATTGGCTATCGATACCGCCCTTGGATGACGCAACTGTCAACGCTTCGCTGCCCAAGCGATCCGGGTGAAGGTCTCCCGGCCATGGGACGTTGTAACTACTCGGTGTGCCTTGGTGACTCGGCCATTTGGGTCCAGCTTTACGGTGATCTCGACGACAACTGGCAGAAAAGCTCGAACTCGGCGACGAAATCGAAGGCGACGGGACGCGGTGCTTTCGTTCCACGTATCACGACTAAATTCCGTGACATCCTGGACGGCCTTTCCGGCACAATCGCGTTCGGTGAGCACATCAGCTCGCTCAATGATGGCGACGTTCGTGGTCAAGTAGGAGTTGATATTTCTACCACCTACGACAACCCGCAGAGCTGCAATGCATTCGTCAGCCCGACCCGACCAGGTTTCTGGTCGGATGGCACCGACGGCGGCACAGCACCTCCAGGGTACATGGGTGGCAATTCGTGGTGGGGATCGGACGTCTGGGGTCGCGGTTTCGCATGGGCCCACTTTTCATCGACGGACACGGGATTCTTGACCCAAGCCCCGCCCAACAGTGCGACTTGTATTGAATGGTGGAGCAAATTTCAGCCAGGCAATATGTCACCGAGTAGCCAGCATCCCGGCGGATGCCACGTGACAATGGCTGATGGCGCGGTTCGGTTCATCACCGAGTCGATCGAGTCCGGCGATCAGACCTCAGACAGCCCCGGTTACGCCAACAATCAATCGGTCCAAACGGCCGCCCACCTCCGGCCTGGGGCTGAGAGCCCTTACGGATTGTGGGGAGCCCTCGGGACTCGTGCGAGCAGAGAAATCATCGACGGAGACTATTGA